One Candidatus Aegiribacteria sp. DNA segment encodes these proteins:
- a CDS encoding MBL fold metallo-hydrolase, whose amino-acid sequence MKTFVSLMLALEAGSLFAENPLIVFFIDPTYADYSGDAILVCTPGGRNFVIDAGDRGYDPQWDCGEERVLPLLDSLGITFLEGAVGTHAHSDHIGGLISVFGTIPVINAYDSGWPYGGSWTYETYLQAILNNGSDLTIPRRGDYLNWGPELKVEVIHPVDPMSPSNMNNSSIVLRITYEEISFLFTGDLETNGGEDTILSALSAGVIHDISADVLKVGHHGSFTSTCTQWLAQVNPSIAAICVGAGNPYGHPHSEVVNRLNGRNITIYRTDLDGTFYISSDGKDVYYNTMPPDSGGPDPVNTFAVYPSPATTQATFSWDTADGQNCGIAVYNLSGEKVLDVRASGGVYIWNLSTGSGVASPGLYAAVFRAAGGETFTEYFTISR is encoded by the coding sequence CATACTTGTATGTACTCCCGGAGGCAGGAATTTCGTAATTGACGCTGGAGACCGCGGCTACGACCCGCAATGGGATTGCGGTGAGGAAAGGGTTCTTCCTCTACTCGACAGCCTTGGTATAACTTTTCTTGAAGGAGCTGTGGGAACACATGCTCATTCGGATCATATAGGGGGGCTGATATCGGTCTTCGGGACAATTCCCGTTATAAACGCTTACGATTCGGGCTGGCCCTACGGGGGAAGCTGGACTTATGAGACTTACCTTCAGGCTATATTGAATAACGGGTCAGATTTAACTATTCCCCGCAGAGGAGATTACTTGAACTGGGGACCGGAGCTTAAGGTGGAAGTGATTCATCCCGTTGATCCCATGTCGCCTTCCAACATGAATAACTCATCCATTGTACTCCGGATCACGTATGAAGAGATATCGTTCCTGTTCACGGGAGACCTGGAAACCAACGGCGGGGAGGATACAATTCTGTCAGCGCTTTCCGCGGGAGTAATTCATGATATTTCAGCAGATGTACTGAAAGTCGGACATCACGGATCCTTCACCTCAACCTGTACGCAGTGGCTGGCTCAGGTGAATCCGTCGATTGCCGCCATCTGCGTAGGAGCGGGAAATCCCTACGGCCATCCCCACAGTGAAGTAGTGAACAGGCTCAACGGCAGGAACATCACCATCTACAGGACCGATCTGGATGGAACCTTTTACATCTCTTCAGATGGTAAGGACGTATACTACAATACTATGCCCCCTGACAGCGGAGGTCCTGATCCTGTTAACACATTCGCTGTTTATCCCAGCCCTGCAACCACGCAGGCAACTTTTTCATGGGACACCGCTGACGGCCAGAACTGCGGCATAGCGGTTTACAATCTCAGCGGAGAGAAAGTTCTTGATGTGCGCGCATCCGGCGGTGTTTACATCTGGAACCTCAGCACCGGCTCAGGTGTGGCATCACCGGGTCTTTACGCAGCGGTTTTCAGAGCGGCCGGAGGTGAGACATTTACAGAGTATTTTACCATTTCGCGCTGA